The genomic region GTCAAGGAAAATGCCGACATCGCGCGGCTGCAACTGATCTTTCCCGGCAAGCCGGACGCCGAAACGCGCGCCCTGCTCAAATCGAACGGGTTTCGATGGTCCCCGAGGGAAACCGCTTGGCAACGGCATTTGAACGAGGCGGGCCGCTGGGCGGCAAAGCGCGTCATGGCCGCGCTGGAGGGGCGTGTGTCCGATGCCTGATTTCACAGCACACCGGCACCCGGTTCTTGCCGTTCGGTGCCCGTCATGCGGCAAGGCGGTTGGCATCTGGTGCATTCGCCCCAGCGGCCATAAGGCGAGCGATTTGCATCGCCGTCGCCGGATCGAAGCGGATCGCGTGTTCGTCTGCCAGCATGGCGAAGCGGCCAGCATAGAAAGGCGCGGCGACGAGTGGGCGATTGACCCGCACGGACGGGAGCAACGGCCATGACGGAAGTGCGTTCGGTCCGGGTTTTCGACACCCCGTCAGGCATGGGCGGCAGCTTCACCGTCTCGATTGTCGAGACCCTGCCGGACGGGGAAACCGTCCGGCTGCGCGTCTGGTATGGCCGCGCCTCGCTGCATGGCTGGGTGCCGTGGCCCGATTGGGACGGCTACCGCTTCGAGGCGAAGAAATCGGCGCTTTCCAATGAACGCGACATGCCGCTTTTCAAGGAGCCGTCATAGGCGCGAGGCTGGGAGCTATCGTTTCGCATGGTTCCCAGCCGCCCGAGGCTCCGCGCCGTCGCACCCGCATCGAGCGGCTGCGACGGAGACGAGGGAAGCCCCTTGGCCCCTTCCCTCGCGCTCCCTTCCCACCCATGGTTTCAGTTTGCAGAATAATCAGAAACTCTGTATATTCTGCAAAACACAAATCGAGGTCCGCACCATGAAAGAATTTGCTGCCGCCGATCTCACCCGCAAGACGGGCGACCTGTTCGAAGCGGCGACCCTCTCGCCGGTCGCGATCACCAAGCATCGCAAGCCACGATACGTCATCATGTCGATGGAGCGCTATGAAAGTCTGACCCACGGTCACGACACCCGCCGCGCCTTCCACGTCGACGATCTTGACGACCAGGAGGCCGAAAAGCTGATCGGCGACCTGCAAAACAGCATCGACAATGACTGACGCATCCGGCCCAAGCCTTGGCGATGTGTGGCGGTTCCCGTTCCTGTGGAGCCGCGAGGCGGCGCGCGGGGAAACCGAGGGCCGGAAAGATCGGCCCGTCGTCCTGGCGCTGCTCGTGCGCAACCGCAATGACGAGCTCGTGGTGCTCATGGTGCCGATCACCAGCGTTCCGCAAACGGCGAGATACGCGATCGAGGTTCCCGAGATCGAGAAGCGCCGCGCCGGCCTCGATGCCCATATGCGGCTCTGGATCATCGCCGACGAGGCCAATGAGGACGTTCCGGCCCGCAGCTTTTATTTCGAGCCGGGCAACCGGATCGGCAAATTCAGCGCGCCGTTCACCAAGCAGGTGCAGGCCCTCATGATCGAGGCCCTGAAGGCGCGCCGACTGCAACGCACCAGCCGAGGCTAGACCATGCAAGGCGAAACCGCCCGACCCGACCGCTGCATGAACGATTTCGAGCGCGCCGCCTTCGAGCGCCTTTTGAAACTTGCCAAGCGCGATACCGGGCAATGCCGCATCGTGGCGAACTTCATTCTGGCGTGGTGGAACGCTGGCTCTCTTGGCGGCTTTGACCTGGCCGACCTGTTTGCGCTCGACCACGCGATTTCGTCGGACATGGCGACGATCGTCGTTTGCCTGTCGCGCAACAGCATGGCGTTCTATCCCGAGGAATACCGCAGCGACATCGAGGCGGTCATCGCGCAATGGCGTCCTGACATCTGGAACGCCAGCCGCTAACCTGCCGCGCCCGCATCGAGCGGGCGCACCCGATACGAGGGAAGCCCCAAAGCCCCTTCCCTCGCGCTCCCTTCCCCATCCACGGACATACGCGCCTAAGGGGCGCTTAGGCCGGTTTTCCAGCCGCGCCGGGGCTCGTGGTGTCGAAAAGCGCTGCATGCCGATGGAAAGGGCGATCTGCCCCGATCGGGCAGACCGGCCGACTGACCCGCAACCGGCGGCCGAGCGTTCAAACCCCGCGTTTTCGCATCTCCAAAGTGGCCGTTCGCAATCCTCAAGCTGCGCACGATACGCCCCGGTCCCGCCTCGTGAACGCAACCCTTCGGGTTCTTCACTGACGTTGCGACCGCTGCGCGGTGCGTTCGGCGGTCCCTGCTCTCCTTCGAGCTCCGCGATTGCGCACAACCACTTTGGAAGGAGATGCAACATGAAAACGCTCGTAGATTTCTGCCTGATGACCGGCCGCCGGGTTTCTCGCTGGGTCAATCGGCTGCTCCGCCGCCTGGCCCATAAGGGCCAGTTGCGGATCACCCTTTCCATCGGCATTCCGCTCCTTGCCCGGATCGAGCTCGCCTACATCATCGCGCTCGAGGGCGCGGCTGGAAAACCGGCCTGAAGGCCCAGCGCCCCGCTTCGGCGGGGCGTTCGTCTTCGTCCGTGCACCCATCATCAAACACCACGTCAGCTCTCGACCCCATCCCAGTCGCTCGTGTGGTCAGTCGTCCCTCCTGAAACCGGACTTCCGCTGGCCCTCGTCATCGGCCCCTATCGTCGCCGAAGCAGTATTGCACGCACAAGGGGACAACTACGGAAGCATCTTCGCCGGCACCCATAACGAGGGCTGAAGCACGATTCCGCTGCCATGGGCGACCTAGATGAAAAAGGCCAGGTACTGGAGCTAACCCGCCCTCTTGCAGAAAGCTTCCGTTGGAATGCGTACTGCCTGGAATCTGGAGCCAAGCGCTGTCGTCGCGGTATCCAATGCACCAAATGACGGAATCAATCGCCCGTTTAGACTTATCGGAAAAGGTAGCGGTTCGGCCGTTTGCTGACACCAAGCGTCCTGAGATGGCCACGCCCATCCGTTGCAGGTCGCCAAGGCTGCGTCCCCGGTCAGGAAATGGGTCGGCGCGCCGCATCAGGCGGCCTATCGCCGAACCGGGCCTTGCTCTCATCAAGCCGAGTGCGCGCAGCCACCACCACGTGCTCTTGCCCAAAATCCGCTCCGGAAACAGTCGTCGGCCGCGTCCAACAGCCAGTACGACGTCATGGGTAGCGGACAGTTCCGCCGCAATGTCGCGCCCGCTTGCTCCATCTCCCACGACGAGAACGGTGCCAGTCTGGACGTCAGCAGTATTGCGATAGCTCTCCGGTGTCAGTTGCGTAACTGCACTGTCGAAGTCGGTACCGATCGTTGGGAGAATCGGTTCCTGAAACGCACCCGTCGCGACGATCACCGCCTTGGCGATTATGTGCCTGCCATCATCGAGTTGCGCGGCGAAACGCTCATCAGTTTGGGGTTCGAGCTGAGCCACGCCATTTCCGGAGAGCACGGGTAGGTCGAAATGGCTGGCGTAGGCGTCGAGATAGTCCGCAAACTCATCTCGCGCTGGATAGCCTTCCGGATCGCCGTCGAGCGTAAGACCGGGCAGCGTACTAAATGCGCGCGGGGTGAACAGGGTCAGCGAATCGTAGCGACAGCGCCAACTGTCGCCAATGCGGGCATGGCGATCAACGATTACGAATGAAAGCTTTGTTCTGGCAAGATGGTAGCCGGCAGCGAGCCCCGCTTGACCAGCGCCGATCACCAGAACGTCTATTTCCTGCAAAGCTTGGGTCACGGATACCTGCAATCACGCTCCTGGTGGCCGGGACCATCAGACCACCTTTGGGGTTGATTGTTGCCTGCCAGACGCCGGAGCTTGGATCTTTCCATTGGGCCGAGCCACTATGGGCGTGTCAGGAAACGCATTTCCCTCCTGAATGCATCGAATAATAAGAGCATAACCCCGAGCACGATCGCCGTGTCAGCAAGGTTGAAGGCAGGCCAATGAATTCCTCCGATATGAAAATCGAGGAAGTCGGTAACGCCGCTGTGACGTAGCCGATCGAGCATATTGCCCAAGGCACCTCCAATTATGAGGCCCAGAGCCACGGCCGTTATCGGTTGTCTTTCCCGGCTCGCCCATACCAAAAGCATAAGCACGATTGCCAGGGTGATTCCGACAAGGAGCCAAGGCGGCGCTTCGGTGAAAAGTCCGAAACTGACACCCGTGTTGCGCCCCAGGACCAAGTTGAAGAAGCCCGTGACGGATATTTCCGTATGGCCTTCCATCACTTGGATCGCCCACCACTTGGATAACTGGTCAGCTCCGAAGGCGATGGCGGCCGCGAGCGATGTATATTTTAGAACTCCACGCATCGTCAGCCGATCTGACCCAAAGCGGGGAAAGTAATCAGGAGCCAAATAGCGAAGCGCGTGAGTTGACCGGTCATCATGGCAAGTCCCATAACAATCATAATCACGCCCGCTAACACTCGTAAGTATCGGCCAGCCCAACGTAAGGTTGGCATGCCTGCAATGAAGCGCTGCATGAAAAGAGCTGCCAAGATAAATGGCACTCCGAGCCCCAAGGAGTACACAGTCAACAGGATTGCGCCGGTTCCGACAGTCGCATTTGCAGCTGAAAGAGTTAGAATAGAGCCTAGTACCGGCCCAATGCACGGGGTCCAGCCAAAGGCGAAGGCCAATCCAAGCAGGTAGCTCGTCCAAGGGCCAGCAACGTGCGGCCGGGGATGAAATCGCATTTCACGATCAAACCACGGGATAGGCACCAAACCTGTTGTTACCACACCGAAAATGATAACGACCGCGCCGCCTATTAGGTTGGCTTCGTACAGGTAGGAGCGAAATAAGGCCCCCAATGCAGTTGCAGTAGCCCCTAACAACACAAAGATCGTTGTGAATCCGAGGACAAAATAAAGACTGTTGACGAGAGCCTGCCAGTTTGCCCTCAGACGATTTTGAACAGCAGGCTCCATGCGCGCGCCACCAGTGACGAACGAAATATAGCCGGGAACAAGGGGCAGAACGCACGGCGAAAGAAAGGAGATCGCCCCCGCAGCAAACACCGTTAGTAGGCCGACAAACGTGAAATCCAAATCCATCTACTCCGAAGCGACTATCAGCGCCGCTGTCGCGGCGCTCCCTGTGATGAGCATCGCAGAAGCCCCAAAGGCACCTCTGACAGTGGGCGTCATCATCACATAATCGTTCATGCGCTACCCCCCGCCAAACGCCGGAGCTTCTGCAATCGGGTCTCGCGCGGCTCATGCATGTCGAGCGTGCCCACGAAATTGCTTTCGGCATCCATCATGTAGACGCCGGCGGTGTGATCCATCGTGTATTCGCCCCCCTCCAGAGGCACTTTTCGCGCATAGGCGGCAAAGGCCTTCACCACGGCGTCCGTTTCTTGTCGATTTCCCCGCAGTGCGAGGATGCGATCATCAAAGGCTGTCATGTATTGAGCCAGCAATTCTTGGGTGTCCCGTTCGGGATCGACGGTGAAGAACAGTACGTTGAACTGGTCAGCCACCGGCCCGAGCTCGTTCATGAGATCGCTTAGCTCAAAGAGCGTCGTCGGGCACACATCAGGACAATGGGTGAAGCCGAAGAAGGCAAGATAGGGTTTTCCAGCCAACACGGCATTGTCGATCGTCTCGCCTCGATGGGATGTGAGCTGGAACGGGCCGCCGATGGCTGCGATGCCTGTCGAGGACGCTACCGATACGGTTTGCTGTAGCCAGGGCTTGGACATAGACAGGCCGATGAAGAGCCCGCCGACGACGGCGACGGCAATCCAGGTAACTAGACGGAAGAGTTTGATGCCGCTCATTGCGCCGGCTCCCCGTGCCCGTCATGCTCGTTCGTTGTGGCCGGACCTGCACCCATACCCTGCACGGCAAACTCGACCTCGACGGTTCCGGCCTGCTCGAATGTGAGCTTCGCGGCAAACCGTTCCCCTTCCTTCAAAGGACGCGATGGCTTCATGAACATGATGTGCATACCGCCAGGCTGAAGCTCGACCGTCTCGCCCGCCCCGATCTCGACGCCATTTGGCACTGGCCTCATGCTAGCAACCCCATTGCTTACGGCCGACTCGTGGATCTCCACCCGTTCTGACAGGGGTGATGAGATCGACACCAGGCGGTCGGCTATGTCGCCATCGTTCGTCAGCGTCAGATAGCCACCGGCTACCGGCGTGACCGGCGGAGTCGCGCGCGACCACGGATGATTGATGGTGATCGAACCGGCTTGGAAGTCGTGGCCCACGGCAGGAGAGATCGTTACTGCCAGGACAAGGAAGGCGGCGGACAGGGCTCGTGCACTAATCATATTGTTTTCCTTTTTCTCCAGCTTCCCCGGCTTTCTCAAGAATTTCGAGGCCGCTTCTGACGACGACAACAACCACGCCCAAGCCAATGATCAGATCCGGGTAGGGCGAGCTGAAAAGGATCACGGCAAGACCCGAAACAGCGATCGCCGAGTTCACGAGCATGTCGTTTGTCGTGAAAATCCATGAGGCCTGCAAATGCACGCCGCCTTCGCGATGCGATTTCAGGAACCACATGCAGGCCATATTCGTCAGAGCGCTCGCGATCGCCACGGCAATCATGATCGGCCCTATTGGATCTGAGCCAGTAAAGAAGCGTCTGCCGACTTCAAGCAGAAGGAGGCCGGCGAATACCATCAGAAGGACACCCGACAACCGGGCAACTCGAACTTTCGCCGCCAATCCCCGCCCCACAACGAAAAGGCTGATGGCGTAGACACCTGCGTCGCCAAGATTATCGAGCGCGGAACCCATCAGTCCTGTTGACTGGGCCCACCAACCCAGGCTTCCTACAATGGCCGCTTGGGCAGTATTGATCGCAAGCACCCATGCGAGCGCCCATTGTTCGCTCTTCTCAGATGATTTTGCTTTCCGGGGCTGACTACTCATAATTTACACATCGGCTTTCTCGGCAGGAAGCAGAAGCCGCAACCTGCACGCGCTCACTGTTTAAGCTCATTTGTCGCGGGTGCCGCGCCACGCGAGAAGGCGCAGCGCATTGGCCGTGACGAGGACCGTAGCGCCCGTATCGGCAAGGATGGCCATCCAGAGCGTGGTAACGCCCAACAGAGTCGTCACGAGGAAAACCGCCTTCAGTCCAAGGGCTAATGCGATGTTCTGCCAGATATTGCCGAGCGTGGCCTGCGACAACCCGATGAGATCGGCGATACCCGTCACCCGGTTTTTAAGCAGCGCCGCATCGGCGGTTTCCAGCGCTACGTCGGTGCCCGCGCCCATGGCAACGCCAACAGAAGCCGCAGCAAGCGCCGGCGCGTCATTGATACCGTCTCCAACCATGGCAATCGGCCCTTCAGCCTTTAATCGCCCGATTTCGGCAAGCTTGGCATCGGGCAGTAGTTCGGCTCTCGCCTCAAGACCGAGATGAGCCGCGATGGCGTCGGCCATGCGCTTGTTGTCGCCGGTCAGCATCAGAGGGCGCACACCGCGGTCCGTCAGCCGCTTCACACCTTCGATAGAGTCATCGCGTGGCTCGTCGCGCAACCCGATCAATCCCTCGACGGTCTTGCCCTTTGTAAGCACGACGACCGTCTTGCCCTGGCTTTCCAGCGTGGTAATCGTCTGGGCGATGCTCTCTTCAAGGGCGGCCTGTTCGGCCGCGTGGCGGGGAGACCCGACCGAAGCGAAGCCGTCCTTCAACCGCGCTGTGACGGCCTTGCCGGGTGTGGCCATGCCGCCTCCGAAGGTGGCGGGCAATTCGAGCCCGCGCGCCTCTGCCGCCTCCACGATTGCGACCCCGAGCGGATGGCTGGTGCTGCGCTCGACAGCCGCCGCGATGGCAAGGACGGAGTTCTCGTCACCTGTGATCGGCACAATGTCTGTCACCTGGGGACGGCCGCGCGTCAGCGTTCCCGTCTTATCGAAGGCAACGGTTATGACTTTGCCAAGTGTTTCCAGCGCCGCGCCGCCCTTGATCAGCAGGCCCTGCCGCGCGCCGGCGGCAAGACCGGAGGCGATGGCCGCGGGCGTGGAGATCACGAGCGCGCAGGGGCACGCAATCAGCAGCGTGGCGAGGCCGCGATACACCCACGTCATCCAGTCACCATCGAAGGCGAGCGGCGGCACGATAACGATCAGAGCCGCCACGACCATCGCGCCTGGCGTATACCACCGGCTGAAACGGTCGATCATGCGCGCCGTGGGGGCCTTTGATTCCTGGGCTTCCTCCACCATGTGGATTATGCGGGCTATGGTGTTATCGGCCGCGACATGGCTGATCGACACCCGCAGCTCGCCATTGGCATTGATGCTGCCGGCATAGACAGTTGCGCCGGATTCTTTCAGCACGGGCACGGATTCGCCTGTCACGGGAGCCTCATCGACCTCCGATACACCGTCGATCACCGTGCCGTCAGACGGCACACGGTCTCCAGGCCGAACAACGACGACATCACCGATGGCCAGCTCTTCGGCAGCGACCTTCTCAACGGCACCATCACGCTCGCGGAAAGCGACTCGGGGCACGAGATCGATCAGCGCCTCAATGCCTGCCCGCGCGCGGCCAGCCGCTACGGTTTCAAGCAGTTCGCCCACTGCGAACAGGAAGATTACGACAGCCGCTTCTTCGGCCTCGCCGATGCCGACCGCGCCCAGTGCTGCCACCGTCATCAGTGTCTCGATGGTGAAGGGCGAGCCAGACATCGCGCCGGCGATCGCCCGCCTCGCGAACGGGATGACGCTGATCAACGCCGCGCCTGAATAGAGCCATCGCTC from Pelagibacterium sp. 26DY04 harbors:
- a CDS encoding trans-acting factor B, yielding MKTLVDFCLMTGRRVSRWVNRLLRRLAHKGQLRITLSIGIPLLARIELAYIIALEGAAGKPA
- a CDS encoding type II toxin-antitoxin system prevent-host-death family antitoxin — protein: MKEFAAADLTRKTGDLFEAATLSPVAITKHRKPRYVIMSMERYESLTHGHDTRRAFHVDDLDDQEAEKLIGDLQNSIDND
- a CDS encoding copper chaperone PCu(A)C, whose protein sequence is MISARALSAAFLVLAVTISPAVGHDFQAGSITINHPWSRATPPVTPVAGGYLTLTNDGDIADRLVSISSPLSERVEIHESAVSNGVASMRPVPNGVEIGAGETVELQPGGMHIMFMKPSRPLKEGERFAAKLTFEQAGTVEVEFAVQGMGAGPATTNEHDGHGEPAQ
- a CDS encoding NAD(P)/FAD-dependent oxidoreductase: MQVSVTQALQEIDVLVIGAGQAGLAAGYHLARTKLSFVIVDRHARIGDSWRCRYDSLTLFTPRAFSTLPGLTLDGDPEGYPARDEFADYLDAYASHFDLPVLSGNGVAQLEPQTDERFAAQLDDGRHIIAKAVIVATGAFQEPILPTIGTDFDSAVTQLTPESYRNTADVQTGTVLVVGDGASGRDIAAELSATHDVVLAVGRGRRLFPERILGKSTWWWLRALGLMRARPGSAIGRLMRRADPFPDRGRSLGDLQRMGVAISGRLVSANGRTATFSDKSKRAIDSVIWCIGYRDDSAWLQIPGSTHSNGSFLQEGGLAPVPGLFHLGRPWQRNRASALVMGAGEDASVVVPLCVQYCFGDDRGR
- a CDS encoding heavy metal translocating P-type ATPase, whose product is MTAASPYRLRVEGMDCASCALKIETAMQRLPGVSDINVSYANETLALRLDEDRTPLAAIEQKIRALGYTPVIEQAEPKASPPRKRITEAWWKGSKGRLVLLTGALFVLAFALARLLPEWERWLYSGAALISVIPFARRAIAGAMSGSPFTIETLMTVAALGAVGIGEAEEAAVVIFLFAVGELLETVAAGRARAGIEALIDLVPRVAFRERDGAVEKVAAEELAIGDVVVVRPGDRVPSDGTVIDGVSEVDEAPVTGESVPVLKESGATVYAGSINANGELRVSISHVAADNTIARIIHMVEEAQESKAPTARMIDRFSRWYTPGAMVVAALIVIVPPLAFDGDWMTWVYRGLATLLIACPCALVISTPAAIASGLAAGARQGLLIKGGAALETLGKVITVAFDKTGTLTRGRPQVTDIVPITGDENSVLAIAAAVERSTSHPLGVAIVEAAEARGLELPATFGGGMATPGKAVTARLKDGFASVGSPRHAAEQAALEESIAQTITTLESQGKTVVVLTKGKTVEGLIGLRDEPRDDSIEGVKRLTDRGVRPLMLTGDNKRMADAIAAHLGLEARAELLPDAKLAEIGRLKAEGPIAMVGDGINDAPALAAASVGVAMGAGTDVALETADAALLKNRVTGIADLIGLSQATLGNIWQNIALALGLKAVFLVTTLLGVTTLWMAILADTGATVLVTANALRLLAWRGTRDK
- the lspA gene encoding signal peptidase II translates to MRGVLKYTSLAAAIAFGADQLSKWWAIQVMEGHTEISVTGFFNLVLGRNTGVSFGLFTEAPPWLLVGITLAIVLMLLVWASRERQPITAVALGLIIGGALGNMLDRLRHSGVTDFLDFHIGGIHWPAFNLADTAIVLGVMLLLFDAFRREMRFLTRP
- a CDS encoding cytochrome c biogenesis protein CcdA translates to MDLDFTFVGLLTVFAAGAISFLSPCVLPLVPGYISFVTGGARMEPAVQNRLRANWQALVNSLYFVLGFTTIFVLLGATATALGALFRSYLYEANLIGGAVVIIFGVVTTGLVPIPWFDREMRFHPRPHVAGPWTSYLLGLAFAFGWTPCIGPVLGSILTLSAANATVGTGAILLTVYSLGLGVPFILAALFMQRFIAGMPTLRWAGRYLRVLAGVIMIVMGLAMMTGQLTRFAIWLLITFPALGQIG
- a CDS encoding SCO family protein translates to MSGIKLFRLVTWIAVAVVGGLFIGLSMSKPWLQQTVSVASSTGIAAIGGPFQLTSHRGETIDNAVLAGKPYLAFFGFTHCPDVCPTTLFELSDLMNELGPVADQFNVLFFTVDPERDTQELLAQYMTAFDDRILALRGNRQETDAVVKAFAAYARKVPLEGGEYTMDHTAGVYMMDAESNFVGTLDMHEPRETRLQKLRRLAGGSA
- a CDS encoding cation transporter yields the protein MSSQPRKAKSSEKSEQWALAWVLAINTAQAAIVGSLGWWAQSTGLMGSALDNLGDAGVYAISLFVVGRGLAAKVRVARLSGVLLMVFAGLLLLEVGRRFFTGSDPIGPIMIAVAIASALTNMACMWFLKSHREGGVHLQASWIFTTNDMLVNSAIAVSGLAVILFSSPYPDLIIGLGVVVVVVRSGLEILEKAGEAGEKGKQYD